A single region of the Bacteroidota bacterium genome encodes:
- a CDS encoding DUF4339 domain-containing protein, protein MKKYFLHNGKEQEGPFSLEDLKQKGVTYKTMVWFDGIQAWTEAQYIPELKEFASSSPPPFTKLNPLKETIDKTKNVLNRDIVNEIESKIPDKSGKKLFKWAVIILAVIGIIVIGSYVIKQTPLASNNGSRSALDSLVVINPTGSAYFSGRDNKWLLKVRGEVFNKSTTCTYKDFIIEIVFIGDKYSS, encoded by the coding sequence ATGAAAAAATATTTTCTGCACAATGGAAAAGAACAGGAGGGCCCTTTTTCCCTAGAAGATTTAAAACAAAAAGGCGTCACCTACAAGACTATGGTGTGGTTTGACGGAATCCAAGCGTGGACCGAAGCTCAGTACATTCCCGAACTAAAAGAATTTGCGTCAAGCAGTCCGCCACCATTCACTAAATTAAATCCACTTAAAGAGACAATTGACAAAACAAAGAATGTTCTTAATAGGGACATAGTAAATGAAATTGAAAGTAAAATTCCCGACAAAAGCGGAAAAAAACTTTTCAAATGGGCTGTAATTATACTTGCTGTAATCGGAATAATTGTCATTGGTTCATATGTTATCAAACAGACACCTCTTGCAAGCAATAATGGAAGCCGATCAGCACTTGACTCCTTAGTTGTAATTAATCCGACAGGCTCGGCATATTTTAGCGGCCGTGACAACAAATGGTTACTTAAGGTTAGGGGTGAAGTGTTTAATAAATCTACTACTTGCACATACAAAGACTTTATTATTGAAATAGTTTTTATCGGAGACAAATACTCTTCTTGA